In Pseudomonas nunensis, a single window of DNA contains:
- a CDS encoding HDOD domain-containing protein: MPAQPQIMVDLQMEQYMPDPDLEVIAKLIAQDPGLSGALLKIVNSPYYGLSNKIASIQRAVNLLGSRSIINLINAQSIKGEMNDDTIVTLNRFWDTAQDVAMTCLTLAKRIGSQAGDEAYALGLFHDCGVPLMLKRFPDYMKTLEQAYASASAECRVVDTENKVYNTNHAVVGYYTAKSWRLPEHISAAIANHHNALAIFTDESSRNSQLKNLLSILKMAEHICASYRVLGNQTEDHEWNSIGPLVLDYVGLSDYDFETLKQTIRDLGAHH, from the coding sequence GTGCCGGCCCAGCCGCAGATCATGGTGGATCTGCAGATGGAGCAGTACATGCCAGATCCGGACCTGGAAGTGATCGCGAAGCTGATTGCCCAGGACCCGGGCCTCTCCGGGGCATTGCTGAAGATCGTCAACTCGCCGTATTACGGCTTGAGTAACAAGATCGCCTCGATCCAGCGTGCGGTGAACCTGCTGGGCAGCCGTTCGATCATCAACCTGATCAACGCGCAGTCGATCAAAGGCGAGATGAACGACGACACCATCGTCACCCTGAACCGGTTCTGGGACACGGCCCAGGATGTGGCGATGACTTGCCTGACCCTGGCCAAGCGCATCGGCTCCCAGGCCGGCGACGAGGCGTATGCATTAGGTTTGTTCCACGATTGTGGCGTGCCGCTGATGCTCAAGCGCTTTCCCGATTACATGAAAACCCTGGAACAGGCCTACGCCAGCGCGAGTGCCGAATGCCGGGTCGTGGACACCGAGAACAAGGTCTACAACACCAATCACGCCGTGGTCGGTTACTACACCGCCAAGTCCTGGCGCCTGCCGGAACACATCAGCGCGGCCATCGCCAATCACCACAATGCGTTGGCGATCTTCACTGACGAGTCTTCGCGCAACAGTCAGCTGAAAAACCTGCTGTCGATCCTGAAAATGGCCGAGCACATTTGTGCGTCCTATCGGGTGCTGGGCAACCAGACCGAGGACCACGAGTGGAACAGCATCGGGCCTTTGGTGCTCGATTATGTCGGCCTCTCGGATTACGATTTCGAGACCCTCAAACAAACGATTCGTGACCTCGGCGCTCATCACTGA
- the mutM gene encoding bifunctional DNA-formamidopyrimidine glycosylase/DNA-(apurinic or apyrimidinic site) lyase produces MPELPEVETTRRGIAPHLEGQRVSRVIVRERRLRWPIPEDLDVRLSGQRIVLVERRAKYLLINAEVGTLISHLGMSGNLRLVEVGTPAAKHEHVDIELESGLALRYTDPRRFGAMLWSLDPLNHELLLRLGPEPLTDLFDGERLFQQSRGRSMAVKPFIMDNAVVVGVGNIYATEALFAAGIDPRREAKSISRARYLKLAIEIKRILAHAIERGGTTLRDFIGGDGQPGYFQQELFVYGRGSEPCKVCGTELRSVTLGQRASVFCPRCQS; encoded by the coding sequence ATGCCTGAACTGCCAGAAGTCGAAACCACCCGCCGGGGCATCGCCCCGCACCTGGAAGGCCAACGGGTCAGCCGGGTCATCGTGCGTGAGCGGCGTCTGCGCTGGCCGATTCCCGAAGACCTGGACGTGCGTCTGTCCGGCCAGCGCATTGTGCTGGTGGAGCGTCGCGCCAAGTACCTGTTGATCAATGCCGAGGTCGGCACGTTGATCAGCCATTTGGGCATGTCGGGCAATTTGCGTCTGGTGGAAGTCGGCACGCCGGCGGCCAAGCATGAGCATGTGGACATCGAACTCGAGTCCGGTCTGGCGTTGCGTTACACCGATCCGAGACGGTTTGGTGCGATGCTCTGGAGCCTCGACCCGCTCAATCACGAATTGCTGCTTCGCCTGGGGCCGGAGCCGTTGACCGACCTGTTCGACGGCGAGCGCTTGTTCCAGCAATCCCGTGGGCGTTCCATGGCGGTCAAGCCGTTCATCATGGACAACGCGGTGGTGGTGGGTGTCGGCAATATCTATGCGACCGAAGCGCTGTTCGCCGCAGGCATCGACCCGCGCCGCGAGGCCAAGAGCATTTCCCGGGCGCGCTACCTGAAACTGGCGATCGAGATCAAACGCATCCTCGCCCATGCCATCGAGCGCGGCGGCACGACGTTGCGCGACTTTATCGGTGGCGACGGCCAGCCGGGCTATTTCCAGCAGGAATTGTTCGTCTACGGCCGGGGCAGCGAGCCGTGCAAAGTCTGCGGCACGGAGTTGCGCAGTGTGACCCTGGGCCAGCGCGCCAGCGTCTTTTGCCCGCGCTGCCAGAGCTGA
- a CDS encoding YfhL family 4Fe-4S dicluster ferredoxin has product MSLIITDDCINCDVCEPECPNAAISQGEEIYVIDPNLCTQCVGHYDEPQCQQVCPVDCIPLDEAHPETEEQLMEKYRIITGKV; this is encoded by the coding sequence ATGTCCCTGATCATCACCGACGATTGCATCAACTGCGACGTCTGCGAACCCGAGTGCCCGAACGCCGCCATTTCCCAAGGCGAAGAGATCTACGTGATCGACCCGAACCTGTGCACCCAGTGTGTCGGCCACTACGACGAGCCGCAGTGCCAGCAAGTCTGCCCGGTGGATTGCATTCCACTGGACGAGGCGCATCCGGAGACTGAAGAACAGTTGATGGAGAAGTACCGGATCATTACCGGTAAGGTTTGA